DNA sequence from the Amycolatopsis sp. Hca4 genome:
ACGTCGAACACCGCCTGCGGGACGATCGTCGCCCCGGTCAGCAGGCACACGACGATGCCCGCCTTGTAGCCGAAGCTGTGGAAGAACGGGTTGATCACCAGGTACCGGTCGTCCGCGGTGACCTGGCCGCACTCCGCCCACGCGGCGGCGACGTCGGCCGTCTGGCGGTGGGCGGAGAGCACCCCCTTGGAGCGGCCGCTGGTGCCGGAGGTGAAGAGGATGTCGCTGACGTCGTCCGGCGCGACGGCGTCCGCCCGCGCCTCGGCTTCGGACGGCGGGACTCCCTCGGCGCGGGCCAGGAACTCGTCCCAGCCCAGCGTGCCCTCGACCGGCCGGTGCGGCTCCTGCAGCGGCACCCGGACGACGGTGGCGAGGTCCGGCAGTTCGGCACCCGTCTCGCGGATGGCGGCGTGGCGGTCCGTGCCGAGGAAGTCGGCGGCCACGACGAGCGCGGTGGCGCGGCCGCGGACGAGCAGGTCCACCGTTTCGATCGCGGTGAAGCGGGTGTTGACCGGGATCAGGGTCGCGCCCGCGTAGAGCGCGCCCAGCGCCGACAGGACCCAGTGGTGGGTGTTGGGCAGGGCGATCGCGACCCGGTCGCCCGCGCGGACACCGCACGCGGCGAAGGCACGCGCGACGGTCTGAACACGTTCCAGAAGCCGGTCGAATCCCAGCCGGACCGAGCCGTCGACCAGCGCCTCCGCGGACCCGAACTTCGCGGCGGCATCACGGACGACGGCCGGGATCGTGGTCTGTCCCACCACAGCCTCCTCTGGACCGACAAAGTAGAACGTGTTCTCATTACCCTAGGTGCCGGACCCGCCCGGCAGCAAGGAGGCGTGCGTGGAACCGTCGCGATTCCGCCGTGAGGTCGCGGACTGGCTGGCCGGCAACCTGACCGGCGAGTTCGCCCGGCTGCGCGGGCTCGGCGGACCCGGGCGGGAACACGAGGAGTTCGACCTGCGCCTGGCCTGGGAACGCCACCTGGCCGCGGCCGGGTGGACCTGCGTCGGGTGGCCCGTCGAGCACGGCGGCCGGGGTCTCTCGCTGGAGGAGCAGGTCGCCTTCCACGAGGAGTACGCCGCCTCGGGCGCGCCCGCCCGGGTCAACCACATCGGCGAACAGCTGCTCGGTCCGACGCTCATCGCGTTCGGCACGCCCGAGCAGCAGGCCCGCTTCCTACCGAAGATCGTCGCCGTCGAAGAGCTCTGGTGCCAGGGCTATTCCGAACCCGGCGCCGGCTCCGACCTCGCCGCGGTCTCGACGTCCGCGGTGCTGCGGGACGGCGAGTGGGTCATCAACGGCCAGAAGATCTGGACCTCACTGGCGCACGTGGCCGACTGGTGCTTCGCCGTCGCCCGCACCGAACCCGGCTCCCGGCGCCACCACGGCCTCTCCTACCTGCTGGTCCCGCTGCGGCAGGAAGGCGTCACCATCCGGCCGATCCAGCAGCTCACCGGCACGTCGGAGTTCAACGAAGTCTTCTTCGACGACGCCCGCACGCCCGCCGACCACGTCGTCGGCGCACCCGGCGAGGGCTGGAAGATCGCCATGGCCACCCTCGGCTTCGAACGCGGCGTCTCCACCCTCGGCCAGCAGATCGGCTTCCGCCGCGAACTCGACGACATCACCGCCGAGGCGAAACGGCTCGGCACCTACGACGACCCGCTGCTGCGCACCGACCTCGCCCGCGCCCGGATCGGCCTGCGCGTGCTGCGGGCCCACGCCCTGCGGACGCTCGGCCAGGCCGCCGGACCCGAAGTCGCCGTCGGCAAGCTGCTGTGGGCGCAATGGCACCGCGGCCTCGGCGAACTGGCCATGCGCGCCCGCGGTGCTCGGTCCCTCACCTCCGACGGCGACGAGCTGGACGAGTGGCAGCGGCTGTTCCTGTTCACCCGCGCCGACACCATCTACGGCGGTTCCGACGAAATCGAACGCACCATCATCGCCGAGCGCGTCCTCGGCCTGCCCCGGGAGGCCCGCCCGTGATCCCGTCCTACCCACCCGGCCACGACCTCCTCCAGGGGAAGGTCGTGGTGATCACCGCCGCCGCGGGCACCGGCATCGGGTCGGCCGTCGCGAAACGCTGTCTCGAAGAAGGCGCGCACGTGGTGATCAGTGACTGGCACGAGCGCCGCCTGAAGGAGAAGGCCGCCGAACTCGGCGACGTCCACGCGATTCCCTGTGACGTCACCCAGGAAGACCAGGTCCAAGCCCTCGTCGACGGCGCGGTGGACCACTTCGGCCGGATCGACGTGATGATCAACAACGCCGGGCTCGGCGGCACGAAGTCGGTCATCGACATGACCGACGACGAGTGGTCCCATGTCCTCGACATCACCCTCAACGGCACCTTCCGCTGCACCCGCGCCGCCCTCAAGCAGTTCGTCGCCCAAGGTGGGGGCGGCGCGATCGTCAACAACGCGTCCGTGATCGGCTGGCGCGCCCAGGCCGGCCAGGCCCACTACGCCGCCGCCAAGGCGGGCGTCATGGCGCTGACCCGCTGTTCCGCGCTGGACGCGGCCGAGCACGGGGTCCGGATCAACGCGGTCGCCCCCAGCCTCGCCATGCACCCGTTCCTGGCCAAGGTG
Encoded proteins:
- a CDS encoding SDR family oxidoreductase, producing the protein MIPSYPPGHDLLQGKVVVITAAAGTGIGSAVAKRCLEEGAHVVISDWHERRLKEKAAELGDVHAIPCDVTQEDQVQALVDGAVDHFGRIDVMINNAGLGGTKSVIDMTDDEWSHVLDITLNGTFRCTRAALKQFVAQGGGGAIVNNASVIGWRAQAGQAHYAAAKAGVMALTRCSALDAAEHGVRINAVAPSLAMHPFLAKVTSDDLLEDLTKREAFGRAAEPWEVANVMVFLASDYASYLTGEVVSVSSQHP
- a CDS encoding acyl-CoA dehydrogenase family protein; translated protein: MEPSRFRREVADWLAGNLTGEFARLRGLGGPGREHEEFDLRLAWERHLAAAGWTCVGWPVEHGGRGLSLEEQVAFHEEYAASGAPARVNHIGEQLLGPTLIAFGTPEQQARFLPKIVAVEELWCQGYSEPGAGSDLAAVSTSAVLRDGEWVINGQKIWTSLAHVADWCFAVARTEPGSRRHHGLSYLLVPLRQEGVTIRPIQQLTGTSEFNEVFFDDARTPADHVVGAPGEGWKIAMATLGFERGVSTLGQQIGFRRELDDITAEAKRLGTYDDPLLRTDLARARIGLRVLRAHALRTLGQAAGPEVAVGKLLWAQWHRGLGELAMRARGARSLTSDGDELDEWQRLFLFTRADTIYGGSDEIERTIIAERVLGLPREARP